GGCTTCACACCTGTTTGCTGTAATAACCGACGAGTGGCCAGGGTAAAATCCTGCCACCATACCTCAGGCTGCTGTTCGGCCCACCCACTCTGCCTGGATATCATATCCATTTCACGATCAGGGTACTGCACCACTCCTACTGTTTTATTGCTCTCTGCGTCAAGCAATGCTGCCTTAATAGTAGAACTCCCAATATCATAGCCAATCAAATACATAAAATACCCTTTTGCTTATCTACGTCAATAATACGTCAAATTTAACAGAAAAACGACGGAAAAAACCGTTTGAGTATAGCCTTATCATTTGCCATGGATTCTAAATCTGAAATAAGTTTTTTAAAAACCCATATCTCTGATATATATTGCGAACCGGATTAACTAAAAACAACCTTTATGAAACTCTCATTAAAACTGTCCTTTTTTGCATGCCTGGTATTGCTGGCTTCATGTGGTGAAGTACGCGAAGAGATTACCTTTAATAAAGATGGCAGCGGGACCTATGAAGTGTCTGCCAACATCATACCTATGATGGAAAAAATGATGCAAAGCACTGCCAAATTAACTATTCCCGATGGAGAAACTATGGACAGTGCTGCGCTTGCTGCCAAGGTGCAGGAAATGGTCTGGAAGGACTTCCCCGATAAAATAGACTCTGTAATATCGCTCGATTCCAAGCTTACACCGGAAATGAAAAACGACCCGCAAACTATGGCGCTACTTGATAAAACAACGGCTTACATGAGGGGCAGCAGAGAAGAAGGTTTTATTAAAACCGGAATTAGATTCGGATTCAGCAGTAATGATGAGTTTCTGTCATTCATGAACATGATAGAAGAAAACGGACAAAAGAACAACCAGGAAAACCCGCTTGGAAAAACAAAAACCGAGGTAACCATTACTCCAAAATCCTTTACCAGAACAGTGGAGCATGTGAACAAACCGGAAGAAGATCCATCCGGAGGAATGGCCATGCTGATGCTTCAGGACATGAGTATGCTCACTGTACTTAATTTCCCCCGAAAAATTGACAAAGTTGAGGTGCAACACTATGAAATCATTGAGAAATCAGAAAACTCTGTTACCCTCAAATTTGACATGGTAAAGGCAATGAAAAGTGACAGCAAGTCGGAGATCAGGGTTAAGCTGAAGTAATTAACGTTGATGTATTACACCACCAGGGGTTTACGCACGGGCATGATATTTAACAAGCAGCTTTTAATGCTATAGACATATGCCCGGAGTTAAGATTTCAAAAAAATTATTCTTCGGTAAAACAATTCTGATCACTGCATCGGTAACTTTAGTTATTACTATACTGATTGTTTACATAACCGGTCTTGCCAGTCATAGGACTATCATAGAAAACTCGTTTATTTCGCTGAGTATCCTTTGTATAGCTCTTTTTACTTTTGTCACCACTGGTCTATATAATGGCTTCAATGTATATGATGATTTATCTCATAAGCTGAAGTTTAAATGGAGAGGTAATACGATCTCCGACGGCATGAGCTTTCACCAGAAATACCTGTTTTTGATGGAGATGATACCGGTGCAGGAATATTGGTATCCATTGCCATCTGGATAATTGTAACCATCGGAATTCTTCTTTTTATAGTTTTTGCTGAATTTATACTGTCAGTTGCCTGGGTAGCATTGGTTGCCATTGTCTACTGGGTTTTTATCAGGGCCTTAAAGTTGATCTTTAGTAAATCGGGAACCTGTGAGGGCAATTTTTTACGTAGTATTTACTATGCATTTGCCTACACTGCGCTGTACCTTGGCTGGGTTTACGGGATAATTTATGTGTCTTCTGTATTATAAAAAGGCCGGTGCCAGAATGCTTCATCGGGCCTGGCAGATCAAATAAGTCCTGAGCTTAATAAAAGAGTACATTCATATCACTCCTCCAATGGCCTCTCAGGGGTCATGCTTACCTTAATACCTAAAATGGCAAAACCGGTGGTCAGCGTCATGAATATACCCATATAGTTGAGTAGAAAGAGAATGGTGGTGGCTTGAAGAGAGGCTTGGGAAGAGCTTTGAATCACTTTGTAAACATCATCCCTGCCCCAGGCTTCGACCAGTTTTGTCTGGCCACCATGGATTTGCAACCCCTCTGCAAGCTCTCCACCCGGCCAAACCGGAAAAAGTAAATCTGCAACATACGGGACTTCTTCCACATAATACCCATAAAGAAAAAGATACGAAGTAAAAAGAATTACATAGCCCGATCCCAGTATGATTGTATATTTAGTAATTCGCTCGAAAGAAAATCGCTTAATTCTCTGCCTGTTGACCCATAGCACCAGCAATATCAGTACACAAACAGCCTCTATGGTAGCTCCAAAAACCACCCGGGAAGTTCCCGGAGGAATACCCATTTCTGTGATCAAAATGATCATGCCGGGTACTAATGCAAAACAGGCTGAAATAGCCGAAAACACTTTACCAAGTTCTTTCATAATACTTTTGGATTAAAAACGCACATTTATTATTTGTATAGGCTCTATCGATTGAGGCTGTGGGCGATGAATGAGAGTTTTGAACAGACCGTTTCTATGGAAAACAACCTTAAAAACCGTTTGGTCAATGCGCACAAAGGTATCCGTGACTGAGGTATTGACTTTGTAAAACTCCAGGTCGTCAACGCTCCTCTCCAGTTTTCTGTTTTTGAACAGTTTGTCCCACACCCTGATAGGTACCATGTAGACCTCTGCTCCTGTTGGATCAGATTTAATTTCGAGTTTGATCACACTCAGATTCACCCCGCCATAGGGGATCTCTATCTCTTTTTTATACCCCAGCCAACTCCATATACCGTAAGATTTCTTCGCAATTGCTGTACACTCCAGCATGTCTGCACTTTCCGAAATCGCCCTGGGCACATCCACTTTGATCATGAACCTTGACGCCGAATCTTCCAAAATCGGTTCGATCGGGCCTGACTGCCAACTGATGGGGGCATTCTCAGCCGTACTGAGTTTGAAAGCCACAATTTTGTACTTGCCCGGCCCGGGAACACCCACGTGGATAAAAGAGGAGACAACGTCAAGTGTATCGGTCTGGCTCCATGAGGGCAAGCTGTAAACGATCAGCAGTGAGATTAATAAGCATACCTTTTTCATATCGGGAGCTGTTTAATTTTTGCCCATCACGGAGCATCATTCTGTTTGGTTGCTCTAGCTTTTCAGGGCAACATACTGCGCCGACACCCAGCCTTCGGTAACGGCTTCTACTTTGTACCAGCCGCTATGCTCTTGCAGTATTCTCACTTTGGTACCTTCAGGCAAGGGAGAGGCTGCCAACCCGGCATGTATGGAGGGCATCTCCCGGATATTCAGGCTGCTCACTTCCACATATCCTTCTGATTTGTCATTATTAGCGGAGGTGTCTTCCCGGCTGTCAAAAAAGCGCTGCCTCAGGCGATCCAGCGGAAAGGCCGGTCCGGGATCCTGCTTTCTTCCTTTTGAGATCTCTTCGTGCCCCAAAATGCTCGTGATCGTGGGGTACCTGTCCATCAGTGCCTCGCAAAGCTCAAAGATTTTGCTGATCTGCTCTTCGGTGTAGGTGTGCCAGTACCTTGGTGAAGCTTCGTTTCTATGCGTAGCCTGCACCACCTCAGATTCGGAATACAGACTGCCAAACCAGGCTTTGTACTTATCCCCTACTTTCTCCAAAACCCCGGCATTGTCTATCTCTATCCCGATGGAGAAGTTATTGAACCCCGACCGCCCTTTATAAGAGCTTTTGCCTGCATGCCAGGCTATGGTATCAAATGGCACGAGCTGATAGATATGGCCTGAGCGATCTAACACAATATGTGCCGAGGCCTGAACATTCTTCCTGCACAGGTATTCGGCGGATGACTTTCCGCTTTTGCCTGCGGTATAGTGAATGATAATGCTATCGGGCATGCCGTTGCCAAAAGGCTTGGTATTCTTATCGCAGGCCATGCGGCTTACTTCCTTCTCCTCTCCACTGATCCAATGGTCGATAATTTTCAATCCCTGGTTATCCATACACGTCCTTTCTGTCTTTTTTTCTGAGGTATGGCAGGTCTACATTTTTGGTCACGGTTCCCGCTACTTTTTCAACTGACCGGCCAATGACGTACCCTCCCAGCCCCAGTTCCAAAAGGTTCCAGAATTTCTCGGGAATAACCGCCTCCACATCTACCGAACCTGGCAGGAAAGCAGGCTGTATGAAGTAGGCATAAACCACGATAAAGGTAAAGCAAAGCATGACCAAGGGCCTCCACGAACGCTGAAGCCAGGTACCGGTCGTCTCAGAGACGATGATTTTCTGTTGCGCATCCTGAATGCCGTTGAGCGCACCAAACACTATGGAAGAAAGCTCGTTCTTAGCGCGAGACTTCTCTTCATCGGAGCTGTCAATAGTATCTATTAACTTACCACTCTCTGCTAAGATCTCTTTGGCCCCTCCACTAAAGATTTTTGATAAAAAGCTCATCTGTATTACATCATTTTTTAGATATTAAACATGATGATACAAAGGTAGTAGGGATGCGTATGTCTGACTATTTCAAATCCGGCAAGTAGTATGATTAATCCGACATGTGTGGGATGATGTTATCGGTTTTGTTGCTTTGGTTTGATTTTGGTCGGTAATTTCTGAAATCCTGTTGAGGCACAAGCAGGAACGCTTGCGCCTTTATTTGGGTTTGTTGTTTATTTTTTTCGTTTGTAATGTAATTGTGTTAATCCTGTATCAAATGACTTTACACTCACAAATTCAAGTAATTGTTCAGGTCGTCCGTCCATAAATAATCTTGTTCCATTACCTAGCAACACGGGAACGACTGAAATAACAAATTCATCAATCAAATCATTTTTTAATAGTTGATTGATTACTTCTGCACCACCGTCACAATAAATATTTTTCCCGTTTTCAGATTTTAGTTGTTTAATTAAATCAGTCAGGCTTCCTGTGTAAAAAGTTGTCCTGCCAATAGTTGGCCTTTGGGTTCTTGTGATGACATAAACATCCCTTTGCCCATTGTCGTAATGAGATGAGCCAATTTCTTTAAGTACATAATCATAAGTTTTTCTGCCAACAATTAAAGTGTCAATTGTGTCTGTAAATTGTGCATATCCATAGTCTTCGCCTTCTTTTTCAACTAGTTTTAGGAAACTGAGGTCGTCATTAGGCTTTGCAATGTAACCATCTAAACTTGTGGCAATGAAAAGTGATATTTTTCGCATTTGTCTTAATTTTTAATGTTTCAGCAAAATAAGTTCGAGACAACCACTGATGCTTTGCAAAAATGCGACAATTTATAGCTGCGAAGGGGAAAGTCCCGTCTTTCTCTTAATTTCATTGGCTAGATGTGAATGATCATAATAACCACATTCAAAAGCAATGTCTAACAAACTTCGATTTTCGCCTGAGGTTTTAATTATGCTCAAAGCATTTTGAAAACGAATAATATTTGAATATTCTTTTGGTGAAATTCCTATTTGTGTTTTAAAACTTCGTTCTAATTGTCTCACCGTGGTGTGGTTACGTTTTGAAAGTTCATAAATACTTAACTGTCCGTTTGAAGAATGTATATCGTCGATTACTGATAGTAGTTGGTTCTTTTTATTTTTAATTCTATCTGTAAAATATAGATTTAGATAATTGGAAAGGTCTACACGAATTTGGTCGATATTAAACGAATTGGTTTTCTCAAATTCCACGGTGGCATCTGTAAGTTCATTTTGAGGGGCATAATTATAGAAATTTGCAAAAGTTGCAGGTCTGAGACAAACACCTACTAAATGAGTATTGTTTTCGATAAAACTGTCTTTGAATGAAGTCATCGCCCCAACTACATAAGTCTTCCCAAACTCCATCGCCACCGAGCCATTGTCTGTAAGACAGGTTTCTCCCAAATTCATTACTAAGCCTGCACACCCATCTGGAAAATTCCGCTCCCATTGTCTGTCGAGTTTATCTCCTTTCAGCTCCCAATAGGAATGAATAAAGGGTTCTAGTTCTTTGTGGGGCTTAATTTCTTTGTAATTCATATTCCTGGATGTAATTATTACCAACCTTTAGCGACTATGAGCGGGTAACCACTTCAATGACTATCATTTTTCCCATCATTGTATAATCATGAATTTGGGAAGATAACCCCGGTTCGCCAATTGGGCAAATCTACGTAACTAATCCTTTAACGTACTGCCTCGTTATGACTTCTTAAATGATGTAATCGATTTCTTCCCTCCATTTATTTTTAATCGTATATTTGCAGCGTCAACACATTTTATTAATCGCAATGCGAAAAAATCAATATCGGTTCAAACAGAAGATACTGGGAAGGCATACGGGTGAAAGTCCCGAGACCTATCTGAGCATTGCTTGGAATGTGTTGACGGTGACCTTCCCTATTTTTTCACACAATAATCTACGTTCTTATGTCAACACAGAATGGTCCAAATGTTTGCTTCAATCATAAGCATTCAACAGAATGCTATGATCCGTCAATTTACAGCACCAAAATTTCAAAGTCTTCAGAAGAAGAGTTCTTCAATTCCATCAAATGTCAGGGAATTGAAGAATTAATTGATTCACTAAAAATGGTTCATGACTTTGCGCTGTATCATACAGATTTACCTCTTGATGCCACGGAAAAGATGGCGCTTTTTAATCTTAAGATTTTGTGGGAGAGTATGGAGAAGTTGGTGAGGTGTTGAGTTTTTGGGAGCTGCCGGGGACGGTGGCTCTTTTTACAGTGTTAAAGACTCTCTGCTCATTTCTTACTTAAAGCGCAAGTCTAAAACAGACTTGTGCCAGGTGGTGCAGCATGTAGTCAATCGATAGATTCGGCAAACCGCACCTGCCATCATCAGACGTACTTTTCTACATATTCAGCAATTGGTTGAAAGTTCCTGTTCTTGATGCACTCATTAACTGATATCCCATCCAATTCATGATAAATAGAAATTCTTAGGATCCGGACTTTCATTAGTTTGCTTGAAATGTCTCGTAAGAAATCGAAGAAGGCACGTTGTTTCCACCGAGTTGATCCCTTTACACCAAGAACACCTAACATATCACTTTCACCAAAATGAAATTTGGAATTTTTGTTTTCCCAGTTCTTCCCCCAAGAAGCAGCTTGTAAGCAAATATCCTCTTTGCTTGAACACCAAGTTCGGTAATGCCTTAGTTTGAAATTATCATAGTTCGAATAGACTGGAGAGTTCAGCGTACATTGTCTAAATCTGTTAAAGTGTCGCTCCTCATCTAACTCTACAATTAGTTTACTCAATTGAATATCGAAGCCTCTGAAGTTGGTAGGGTACTCTGGTTGAAGGCCCCCAAGTTGTTTATAAATGTTAAAGATGGTCGAATGAAATTGTGAATTCGTAAACTCCTGATGACTGGGTTTTGAATATGAATTCATCCCAAATTCTTGCTTTAGGTATTCTCCAAGTTGATTCTCACGTGTTCCCATAATGAGACTAATATATTATTATTTAAAAAATTCATTTGCATTGATTGTTTCGGATTCCATGTTACCTCCGGCAACAGGATAAAGTGTTATCTCATATATCGAATATTGATAGTTATTTTGTTCAATTTTAAGCAAGTCACTATAATTGTCAGATTTACTGAACCCGGCTCTTGTCTCGAAAAACCCTCGCACTTTACCCATAAAAAGGGTATCAGGATTCCAATCGTTACCAAAAAATGATTTCAAGTAATATGTTCCGTTCGGAATACTGGTCATTTCAAAGGATTCTCCAGCACGAATATATTCGTTCCTGATTGTCCTGTATGGGCTGTAATATTGAGCTAAACAGACCACAACATCAGTTGCTTGTCCATTATGAATTTTTACTCTATTCTCATAATTTTTGTTATAAACTCCTTTACCAAAATAATGATTGTATGGACTATCTCCTGTTTTTAGATGATTATCTATCCACTTACTAGGTTTCTTCTTTCTTCCTAATTCATTGTAGTCGAAAAGTGATTTTGTATCCGATTCATCATCAATAACAACCTTTCTTGCGGGTCGTGAACTTCCAGAGTTGTTGTCCCGTGTATTGGCAAAATACAGAATGGCAATAAAAACTACTACACCAACCAACCTCCAATTTCCAGCTAAGAAGCTTGTCGTATTTTTAACTTTTTGCTTTGAAGATTCAGACTTAATTTTCTTATCAATTTCTTCAATTAACTGATTGTCAGATCCCGCTATCACAACTAGCTGATAGGCATATTTATTTCTCTGGTATTGCTCAAAGAACCTTAGCAACGGAATAACAGAGAAAATTAGAGTTCTCTTCTGTTCAATTGATATGAACTGATACAAGTTAATAATATCCCCAACTAAGATTATATCTAAATAATCAGATATAACTCCTGTTTTTATTTCTTGAGTTGATGCCCCCTTAGACTGATTAATCATCTGCTTGAGATTGGAAATAATATTATTCACCAATTCAGAAGGACTTGGCTCATTGGGTTCTGTTTTGGCATTTCTTGGTTCACTTACTGTTTCTTGACTCTGGTTTAGCCTGTCATATTGTGCCCTTTTAGTTAAATCAGACAGAGTCTCATAAGCATCTTTTATATCCCTAAACATTTGTTCGGAAAAAGGGTCTCCTGGATTCTTGTCCGGATGAAATTTGAGAGCAAGTTTTCTATAGGCTACCTTTATTTCGGATTGAGATGCATTTCTGTTAATCCCAAGAATAAAATAGTAATCTTTTGCCATCAACTTTAAGTTTTCGTTCGCTTAACAATGAAGATTATAACACCGAATGCATTCTATACAGTCCAAAAGCTGATCACCCAAAAGTTAAGTCGCCTTGAGGATTCATTGTAACAACCATAACCGCATTAATCACCACTACCAGCCGAAGTAGTGTGTAGTAGCCGTAGGGGTAGCTCGGCCATCGCAATGAAGAGATATCCAGCATAAATGAAGAATATATCTCATTATTTGGTGATTTTGAGTACTGGTAAGATTGAATCCAAAATTTATATAACCTCAGTACTGCTATTCCTCTTTAGCACCTCATCTTAACTATATGACAACAAACTATGGCATTGTATAATCAAAGCGATTTATAACTATTCTCATAAAAAATTTCCCAACACCAGAGATTCAACTACATCTAAATTTAAAAATAGTTGAAGTCAGGTATTGTTGTCAATACCCAACCTTGGGTATTTTTAAAGAAATTCAAGAGCTTTTCAGGTATGCAAGGAACGCAGAGTCCTCTGCGAGAGACTCTGCTAGGAAGGGAGCTAATCTGTGTTTAGGTGTCTTCTCTTATAAAGGAGCGACCCAATCAAAATCTAGCAAATGAGCTAAATTATCCGTTTTTGTATTATCAGGATCCGATCTCAAATACTTTTCAGTCCTTCCATTTACAACTTCTACATTTTCTCCAATTTTCCATTTTGAAGAAGAGTAGTTCCATATCCACGTTACTGCTGAGTTACCATTAATCTCTAATAGTTTTATGGCATCAGATTTTAATGTTTTATATGCTCTGCCTATACCTTCCTCATAGACGGTATGAAAAGCATAATGAGTTATCACATTATCACCATTTTTCCATACTCCTGAAAATTCTATATTCCGCCATTTTAGTTCTTTTTAATCACCTGGTTTGTGTTCATGAGGTTTTAACCCTGGATGTTTCGGCTTAGTCTCTGGCCTTACACGCCTTCTTTTATCGGGAGTTCCATCTTCTTTTTTTGGCTTTGGGCCAGGTTTGATTGCTTGGATAGTATTCATAATTAATTATTTATATTATCAATCATTTTACACTCAATATAATCTACTTAGTCGATATCATTCCCCCTAAGTTTCCCAACACCACCAATTACTTTCCCAACGTCAGTTAATTCGTTTGCATGCTAAATCTAAAAATAGTTGATGCCCCGTATTGTTGTCAATACCCAACCTTGGGTATTTTCAGGGAAATTCAGCTATAAAATAGGTGGGTAAGATGCATAATCGATAGAAAGTGGCTTGGAAAATCGAGGTCTCTGGCTGTTGGGCAAAAACACCCTCTATCCCGATTTTCGCAATCGGGATGTCTCCCTCAAGGGAGAATTTAGTGGGTGCGTGTCAGGCTGTTAGCTAGTTAGGTTTTGTAGGTGCTTTTCAAGTTGGGGATTCCAAATATTTTCTCCGTTGCTCTGCGAAAATTTTGGAATGACGGGGTTTGGGTTGCTTTTTAATAAAACTGAGGTAATAGCTCTATCTAAACTCCCTCTTCCGCGACGGAGAGGGCATGCTAACCATGGCTAATCTACAGACCTCAGCAGGGTGAGGTCATACGTCCTGAAAGTTTTGCAGTCATTACTACTGTCTGCGCTACGGAACAGTTAAGCTTTATCAAACTTTTGCAAGTTTAGTAAAGCTGCGGTTTAGTTCTTTTGTTGTAGATTCCGAATATTTCTCGGTTGCTCTGCGAAAATTTTGGAATGACGAAATGAAATGTAACCTTAAGTACCGTTCCGACTTTTTACTCTTTAGGTAGTTTGTTAAATGTTTCCAACGTCTTGTCGCCCAATAATTGTCATGATTTCCACCACATCATCTTTTATTCGATAATAGATACTATCCGATCCGCAAACGCATCTACGGTAGCCGGTTTTGATGAAGTCCACGGCTTCGAATGCGTATGGTCTTTGTGCTATAATTTCAAAATATTTGAAAAAGGAATCAAAATATTTGTCGGCCTGGATGATTCCGAAATGGGCAACTCCATAATGGTG
This region of Fulvivirga ulvae genomic DNA includes:
- a CDS encoding N-acetylmuramoyl-L-alanine amidase; its protein translation is MDNQGLKIIDHWISGEEKEVSRMACDKNTKPFGNGMPDSIIIHYTAGKSGKSSAEYLCRKNVQASAHIVLDRSGHIYQLVPFDTIAWHAGKSSYKGRSGFNNFSIGIEIDNAGVLEKVGDKYKAWFGSLYSESEVVQATHRNEASPRYWHTYTEEQISKIFELCEALMDRYPTITSILGHEEISKGRKQDPGPAFPLDRLRQRFFDSREDTSANNDKSEGYVEVSSLNIREMPSIHAGLAASPLPEGTKVRILQEHSGWYKVEAVTEGWVSAQYVALKS
- a CDS encoding 3TM-type holin, which gives rise to MSFLSKIFSGGAKEILAESGKLIDTIDSSDEEKSRAKNELSSIVFGALNGIQDAQQKIIVSETTGTWLQRSWRPLVMLCFTFIVVYAYFIQPAFLPGSVDVEAVIPEKFWNLLELGLGGYVIGRSVEKVAGTVTKNVDLPYLRKKDRKDVYG
- a CDS encoding dihydrofolate reductase family protein, with product MRKISLFIATSLDGYIAKPNDDLSFLKLVEKEGEDYGYAQFTDTIDTLIVGRKTYDYVLKEIGSSHYDNGQRDVYVITRTQRPTIGRTTFYTGSLTDLIKQLKSENGKNIYCDGGAEVINQLLKNDLIDEFVISVVPVLLGNGTRLFMDGRPEQLLEFVSVKSFDTGLTQLHYKRKK
- a CDS encoding helix-turn-helix transcriptional regulator, whose protein sequence is MNYKEIKPHKELEPFIHSYWELKGDKLDRQWERNFPDGCAGLVMNLGETCLTDNGSVAMEFGKTYVVGAMTSFKDSFIENNTHLVGVCLRPATFANFYNYAPQNELTDATVEFEKTNSFNIDQIRVDLSNYLNLYFTDRIKNKKNQLLSVIDDIHSSNGQLSIYELSKRNHTTVRQLERSFKTQIGISPKEYSNIIRFQNALSIIKTSGENRSLLDIAFECGYYDHSHLANEIKRKTGLSPSQL
- a CDS encoding DUF7255 family protein, whose amino-acid sequence is MGTRENQLGEYLKQEFGMNSYSKPSHQEFTNSQFHSTIFNIYKQLGGLQPEYPTNFRGFDIQLSKLIVELDEERHFNRFRQCTLNSPVYSNYDNFKLRHYRTWCSSKEDICLQAASWGKNWENKNSKFHFGESDMLGVLGVKGSTRWKQRAFFDFLRDISSKLMKVRILRISIYHELDGISVNECIKNRNFQPIAEYVEKYV
- a CDS encoding DnaJ domain-containing protein is translated as MAKDYYFILGINRNASQSEIKVAYRKLALKFHPDKNPGDPFSEQMFRDIKDAYETLSDLTKRAQYDRLNQSQETVSEPRNAKTEPNEPSPSELVNNIISNLKQMINQSKGASTQEIKTGVISDYLDIILVGDIINLYQFISIEQKRTLIFSVIPLLRFFEQYQRNKYAYQLVVIAGSDNQLIEEIDKKIKSESSKQKVKNTTSFLAGNWRLVGVVVFIAILYFANTRDNNSGSSRPARKVVIDDESDTKSLFDYNELGRKKKPSKWIDNHLKTGDSPYNHYFGKGVYNKNYENRVKIHNGQATDVVVCLAQYYSPYRTIRNEYIRAGESFEMTSIPNGTYYLKSFFGNDWNPDTLFMGKVRGFFETRAGFSKSDNYSDLLKIEQNNYQYSIYEITLYPVAGGNMESETINANEFFK
- a CDS encoding DUF3892 domain-containing protein, which translates into the protein MEFSGVWKNGDNVITHYAFHTVYEEGIGRAYKTLKSDAIKLLEINGNSAVTWIWNYSSSKWKIGENVEVVNGRTEKYLRSDPDNTKTDNLAHLLDFDWVAPL
- a CDS encoding type II toxin-antitoxin system RelE/ParE family toxin, which codes for MAEYRLSNTAKEDLIRIHHYGVAHFGIIQADKYFDSFFKYFEIIAQRPYAFEAVDFIKTGYRRCVCGSDSIYYRIKDDVVEIMTIIGRQDVGNI